The Spodoptera frugiperda isolate SF20-4 chromosome 8, AGI-APGP_CSIRO_Sfru_2.0, whole genome shotgun sequence DNA segment TGGAAGGAAACGGATTACAACACCGCGGTCCGATAGAAAAATCCGGGATATATGTTTACAAAACAGAAAGAAAAGTGCTGGATTGTTAACCCAGATGGTACAGGAGTCTGGAATACAGGTTTCTAAGAGAACTGTACAGCGGAGGTTGGCAGAGGAAGGCCTGACCGGTCATCGTCCAGCTAAAAAACCGCGACTGACAGAGGCGATGAAGAAGAAAAGACTTGCTTGGGCTCGTGAACACCGTCTGATGAGTGTTGAAGACTGGAGCAAGGTCAGTTTTAAtgtcaatttatattatttattaatgtaatgttatattattcaaaaacattttcataaaagttataaatatttgtttttcaggTGTGTTTCTCAGACATTTGAGATTCTAGCCGACAAAAGCAACTTTGTCAGGCGGCGCCCAGGCGAGAAATTTCACCCTGACTGCATTGTGGAACGCGTTAAACACCCTGTTAAAATTATGGTATGgtccgtcataagttctaaagGGGTTGGGCGTCTCTACATTGTCCAGGGAACCATGAGACAGGACCAATATAGGCAGGTCCTAGAAACTCGCTTGTTGCCGCAACTCCGGGAATGGTTCCCAGAGGGGGAGGAATTCATGTTTATGCATGACTCAGCACCATGCCATAAAGCAAGGAGTGTGACAAAATTTTTAGCAGACCACAATATACCAGTTTTACCTTGGCCTGGCAATTCTCCAGATATGAACCCAATTGAAAACCTATGGGAAATTACTAAGGCGGAAATTGCCAAGGAAATGATAACCACCAAGGTAAAACtgattgaaaaattaataaatgtgtgGCACCATAaccctaaaataaaagaaagtgcCAAACAGTGCATAGAAAGCATGCCAAGGCGGATCGAAGCACTAATTCAGGCTAAAGGAAATGTCACAAAATATTAGCAATATCTGTATGCCATTCTTATAATACctgttaaattttttttattacctaaacattatattttttttgtttaaactacTTGTAAGATATGTGTCTAggattattaaatgtaattataattcaaaacaacgtttttaattatttatggaccaataaaatgtaataaaccgATATTTTGCGACTGTCCCTATTAATTTGGCAACCCACTGTAATATCCCTCTCTACAGTCACTTCAGTGGCACTTCCCAATTGCAACGTTCAAAACAATAGCCAGCTGGCTCCGGCATCCGGCGGccgcacgcacacacacacacacacacacacacacacactgcgTGCGAGTGCTGCGTGCACACGCACTGTGCGGTGTGCGAGTGTGTGTGTGACGTCACTGTACGCTACTTGTTCACGTGTGTGAGTCGCGCGGGCCACAGTGCCCCGCGCCGCTACGTCTCGCCTTACTTACTCTCTCGCAACACGTACCGCCATCTGTCGGCAAATATGTTCATCTGCAATCGGATTGCCTCTGAAAAACACTGTAAATACAAGACGTGGCAGGACTGACTGACTTCTTACTGAGTGATACTTTGTTGTAACGGGAACTAATGAATTAGGTCCGGGGAGTAGCACGCAGTGTACTTATAGGTGTGTACGGTACGACCAGCGATATGTTTACCCAACTGCCAATAGAGTTGTGATCGTAATGAGAGCCATAATAAACAGGCGTAAAGATAGCGTCTTACCTAGTTGATATTAGAGAATAAAGCATGTTTGGATAAAAAGAGATTTGCCTCATTTTGTATTGATGTACCTAATCGTTCGGCCCGCACGTCAGCACGCGACGTGGCTGGAGTGTTGTGTCCGGCCCCTGACACAGAGGGCTGAGCAATGTCGTGCAGGCGTACATTCAACTGTCTCAGAATCCGAAagcaaatcaataaaaaatagataGACAGAGTAGTTATTATACAATCTGGAGCCGACGGCGACGGGACTATGAGCTAGCGAACACGGGGCGGAGAGGACAGTCACCCCCGGCCTCagcgcgcccccgcccgcgcccccgcgccccgcgcccgcccCGTCCGCTGAGTACCATTAATCAGCCGTCATGGACACGATGTGCTGCCCCGGATATATTGATGAGCTCTGATGGAATATAAATGGCTTGAGAAACGTGATATTTTACCAAATTGCTGCTCCAACTAAAGCGAGGTTAATGAAATTGTACGCCCCCAAAAGGAAAACTATCAATCTGAATAGTTTATGCAGAGCGAGTATAGCTAGTGTAGCTAGTGTAGGGCCGCTCCGACGTGGCCGCGGAACGAACCGCTCTAACTGTTGTTGTAATCGTCGACCTGGCGACAGCGACGTGGCTGAGCACTACACTTCGCTTCgctaataaaaaagaaacgctGTCCCGATTgtttattttctcctgtgtcgtgggtgcgtgtCCAAACATAATTCCACATGCGCATCACACCCGAAAGTACTAACATTTTGTGGACcacaaaaaattacataaataatagttGCGTGCGGAATTCGAACCCGCGATACTTTGCCAGCAACACTAAACGTGCTGCGTGAACTAGTCGGTGGAATATTGTTAAATCTATTGTTAATTGGAATATTGTTAATCTCTCGATCTGGACTGTGGTAATACTTTAGTGGTCGTTTGTTTAATAAAGTAATCAAGAATTTTAACTGCTTTGTTTAAATCTGCAGCTAGGTAAGTATAGGCACACTCTGCCCGGCGCGGGACGGTCGCCGCAATTTATGCGTCTGGTTATGCAAGTAATTTAGGTATATACCCACTGTACAAATGGCTGTCTAACTTGATGCTTAGCAAACCTCGGCATCACTCCTTCCAGCCTGACTAAGCATAGATGAGTGGCGGCCTCAAGCGGCCAGTAACAGAAACACTACTCAAAATGTGAAGTAATAGACTGATAAACCTCGGAAAAGTgtaactagatggcgttgtataCAGAGAAAAACGAAAGCTGCTATTTGATAtggtttaaaacaaataaaacatcaatattttacaaacaatcaCTTAGGTTAGGCATCTAATATCACAGACAGAATcacaatattatatattacacAGCAGCGAGGCAGCCGGTGCCCACACGATCGAGCAGATCTCGTCTTCTTTATGTTGGACCCTCGCGGAGCACCTTGTAGCCAGTGGTTTATTGGTTTATTACATCGTCACGTCTCTGCGCCTCGGAATGGCCACCGCAGTAAGTTGAACGGGTTGAACACTTGCAGCTGTGGTTCCGGCGCGGCGGGCTTGTACTTAGACTTGTAGAGGAACATGCCGTGCTCGTCGCTGCTGCACGAGTACCCCACCGCCGTCTCGTTGCCGCTGCATTCGTCCCGCAGCAGCTCCTCCCAACTGGAACATCGCCGGCCCATTAGCGACTTTTCGTTGACCGCTGAAGCGGAGTAAAGCTTCCAGGCCTGGGCGTGGTCGCACTCGAGGCTGATGCTCCTGTCCTGGCACTCGGGCTGGCGGCCGCGCACGCCGTTCACATACACGTCGGCGTGCCCCAGCGGCTCCTCTATGCCGAGCACGCCGGTGCTGGAGTGTATCACGTGCACGAACTGCGCGTCGTCCCGCGCCAGCCGGTACTCGGGCCGCGCGAAGCACGGCCGCGCAGGGTCCAGCGCTGTGATCCGGCCCAGTGTCGTGTTTAGTTTATTTCTCACCAACTTTCCAGTGAACCCGGCGACATGTGCTCCCAAACTGAAGCCTATCAGGTGGATCGATGACACCGGGTATCCTGATTTATGTAACTTCTTTATGAAACCGAAAAGTAAATGCGAGAGGGGAGGTACGTTAGATACGGCGGTGACGTAACCTCTACAGAAAGACAGTCGAGTGTCGAGGAGGTGCACGGAGGAGTGCTTGGTCATGAGTGCGTTGACGATGGCCTGCGAGGAGGGATCGTCCGGCGTGTTCCACCAGCCCGGCACGTACAGCACCAGCGCGTCGGAGGGCCGCagccgcgcgcgcgccgccgccacgctgagcgcgcgccgcccgccgcgccagAACTTCACCACCTGCGTCGCCGGCAGCTCCAGGGTCCGCGTGCGGGAGAACAGCAACTGCTGGGGCACCGCCTCGCCTGCAACATTCATGCACCACTTGtacaacataacataataacgaATCTATACTATATTAATGGTCAACTGGAACGTGACACAGTTAGCACCGTGTTTCCAACTCCCtactttaaaattagtttttattgtaattcaGTTATCAATAACAGTGAACTTGGTGAAACTCTTTTTTCAATAGTTTGTGACATTGGAATTACGTATTGTGTTGTTCAAAAAACGAtcctaaataataaaacagtaaataatttcTATATCAACAAAAGTGCAATATCATAGTGTCAACTTTACAAGTGCGCTTGAATTTCGCGGTTAAGTGCGTGCATTAAGAACGATAATAGCTTGAGCTGTCAATAGGATTGCCCGCGAACGTTTGACAAGGGCGCGTTCCAGTATCAAACTATGTTGACATCTGTTGCATCCTAGTGGTGCGTTTACGAAgcttgttgtatgacaactggATACTAGTCTTTTggacagcaaaaaaaaaaaaaatgtccaatACCAAGAAGTCTTCGGGGGCACTCTCCCAACACCAATCGGATTCATTAAATGTTACTCTTCGGaccagtaaaaacaaaatagaaaaaatggATTCCAGTGCAAATACTATCACAATGGATTCCATACCACAAAAAGTATTGCGTGAGATTATTCGTGATGAGATCCGATCCTCCATAAAATCTACGATTGCTGAGTTAGTCACCGATCACCTTAGGAACATTAATGAAAAGTTAGACGGTTTTGAAAAATCCCTTGACTTTTATAACAAGCAGTACGAggaaattaaaagtaaagttcAGGAAAAGGATGCAATAATTGAGAAATTGGAAAAAGACAATGTGCAACTGATTACCTCTCTGAAGGACTTGAGTGTCCGTGTCAACTCAATAGAGCAGAATATGCGCGAATGCAATGTGGAATTGAATGGAATACCTGAACATCAAACGGAAAACCTTGCCAATCTTACGCTGCAGTTAGCAAAAACAGTAAATTGCCCTCTCCAAATCGAAGATGTGTTAAATGCCACCAGAGTAgcgaagttaaataaaaatacagatcgCCCTAGATCAGTGGTTGTTAAACTCCGAACCCGAACAGTGCGTGACAGTCTTTTGGCTGCCACATTCAAATACAATAAGGAACACCGCGACGACAAATTGTCAACACAACATCTGGGAATTGGAGGGAAACCTGGGCCTGTGTATGTCTCTGAGCACCTTAGTCCTACCAATAAACACCTGCATGCAGCAACGAGACTGAAAGTTAAAGAGTTGGACTACAAATTTGTCTGGGTTCGAGACGGTCGCATATACGTCAGGAAGAATGAAGCATCCCAAGCCATACATATACGTAGTCTGCATTGTATGGCATTGCTCAAATAAGGCTTGCGATCACCCAATAGGTAGTGATTACTGCAATATCTGATACATTCACTCCGATCAGTATTTACTACCAGAATGTTCGTGGTTTGCGGACTAAGACAAACGAAGTGCACAATAAAATCCTTGAAAACAACTACGATATATTAACGTTTAGTGAAACATGGCTGAACTCAAATATATTGGACCGGGAGATCGTTGACCAGCGATATGTGGTCTACCGAAGGGACCGTAAATTGACTGAAGGCGGCAAATTGGATGGTGGAGGAGTATTGGTAGCTGTATCCAGAAAAATACTATCATACCGACTTACAAAGTGGGAAAGCGACTGCGAGGATATTTGGGTCGTCATGGAGAGTATCAAGAATAACAAAGTTAGTAAAATTGCAATATGTTTAGTCTATTTACCACCCCCTGTAAAATACGAACATCTCAATAAGTTCCTCGACAATGTGAACATTGTATCTTTAAATGTTGatgacattattataattggtGACTTAAATTTAGGTTTTATCGATTGGGGAGATAGTAACTTGTTTTCAGCCATACATAACACTGGCGATAATCACCAGCAAAGACTGATGTCAGAAGTGTTAGATTTTATAGCATTGAATGATTTGCAACAGAGAAATTATATAATCaataatgataacaaaatattagacCTTGTATTGACTAACATAAGCTGTACAGTCTCAAAAGCTGATGCTCTAAGTAAGGTTGATTTATATCACCCCACTTTGCAAATTGTCTTAAATTTATCAGCCCACCCCCCGCAGTTACCTAAACCCCGAaatgatttaaatttttataaggcTGACTACGATAAAATATTGTCTAACTTGAATTGCGTGGATTGGTCGAGATATTTTGGTCCGTGTAAGAATGTTGACGAAATGGTTGcttttttttacgataaaatagGTGTAATCATCGGGGAATGTGTTCCTAAACGTAAGACCCGCCTAAATTCCCATCCAGTATGGTTCACAAGAGATTTGATCTGTCttctaaaagaaaaagaaaaaattaggCAGAAGTCTCGTAAATTC contains these protein-coding regions:
- the LOC118275811 gene encoding lipase member I translates to MRRARMAALATTTLGLAALALAAPPPPDSLSVLGAILPPFLSAHFDDLVKAAAASCEAVPQQLLFSRTRTLELPATQVVKFWRGGRRALSVAAARARLRPSDALVLYVPGWWNTPDDPSSQAIVNALMTKHSSVHLLDTRLSFCRGYVTAVSNVPPLSHLLFGFIKKLHKSGYPVSSIHLIGFSLGAHVAGFTGKLVRNKLNTTLGRITALDPARPCFARPEYRLARDDAQFVHVIHSSTGVLGIEEPLGHADVYVNGVRGRQPECQDRSISLECDHAQAWKLYSASAVNEKSLMGRRCSSWEELLRDECSGNETAVGYSCSSDEHGMFLYKSKYKPAAPEPQLQVFNPFNLLRWPFRGAET